Proteins from one Ipomoea triloba cultivar NCNSP0323 chromosome 1, ASM357664v1 genomic window:
- the LOC115995897 gene encoding uncharacterized protein LOC115995897 isoform X2, with the protein MESENAVDEFEGRVLEMMQGMEDLLKKQDRKIAVVLGQKFNMKRIEADKPVRLSRLHLRNPKLHLRNPILYLMNGKLEEINDELKKINEEEAIDKVLEVEQKYNDESQTALGSHTNLSESQRAKWEACRQELEEMKVHVQKRESTVD; encoded by the exons ATGGAATCCGAGAATGCAGTTGATGAATTTGAAGGTAGAGTTCTAGAGATGATGCAGGGTATGGAAGATTTACTCAAAAAACAGGATCGTAAGATCGCTGTTGTGTTAGGTCAAAAGTTTAACATGAAGAGGATCGAAGCAGACAAGCCCGTAAGACTATCACGGCTGCACTTGAGGAATCCCAAACTACACTTGAGGAATCCCATACTGTACTTGATGAACGGAAAGCTTGAAGAGATCAATGATGAGCTCAAAAAG ATAAATGAAGAAGAAGCAATTGATAAGGTATTGGAAGTAGAGCAAAAGTACAATGACGAATCCCAGACTGCATTGGGATCCCATACTAATCTGAGTGAGAGTCAGCGTGCTAAATGGGAGGCGTGTAGGCAAGAACTAGAGGAGATGAAGGTCCATGTCCAAAAAAGGGAATCTACGGTTGACTAG
- the LOC115995897 gene encoding uncharacterized protein LOC115995897 isoform X1 codes for MESENAVDEFEGRVLEMMQGMEDLLKKQDRKIAVVLGQKFNMKRIEADKPVRLSRLHLRNPKLHLRNPILYLMNGKLEEINDELKKMLQINEEEAIDKVLEVEQKYNDESQTALGSHTNLSESQRAKWEACRQELEEMKVHVQKRESTVD; via the exons ATGGAATCCGAGAATGCAGTTGATGAATTTGAAGGTAGAGTTCTAGAGATGATGCAGGGTATGGAAGATTTACTCAAAAAACAGGATCGTAAGATCGCTGTTGTGTTAGGTCAAAAGTTTAACATGAAGAGGATCGAAGCAGACAAGCCCGTAAGACTATCACGGCTGCACTTGAGGAATCCCAAACTACACTTGAGGAATCCCATACTGTACTTGATGAACGGAAAGCTTGAAGAGATCAATGATGAGCTCAAAAAG ATGTTACAGATAAATGAAGAAGAAGCAATTGATAAGGTATTGGAAGTAGAGCAAAAGTACAATGACGAATCCCAGACTGCATTGGGATCCCATACTAATCTGAGTGAGAGTCAGCGTGCTAAATGGGAGGCGTGTAGGCAAGAACTAGAGGAGATGAAGGTCCATGTCCAAAAAAGGGAATCTACGGTTGACTAG
- the LOC116023077 gene encoding pleiotropic drug resistance protein 1-like — MEAADLGIIRGGSIRGSLRGSLRGSSRANSNSIWRNTGVEVFSRSSRDEDDEEALKWAALEKLPTFDRLRKGLLFGAEGPATEVDINNLGFHERQTLLQRLVNVADEDNEKFLMKLRNRIDRVGIDLPTIEVRYEHLKVEADAYAGSRALPTFINFTTNFIEDLLNALHLTRTKKRNLTILNDVSGIIKPCRMTLLLGPPSSGKTTLLLALAGKLDKALRVGGRVTYNGHGLTEFVPQRTAAYISQHDLHIGEMTVRETLEFSARCQGVGSRYEMLAELSRREKAANIKPDPDIDVYMKAAATEGQEANVVTDYVLKILGLEVCADTMVGDEMIRGISGGQKKRVTTGEMIVGPAKALFMDEISTGLDSSTTYSIVNSLKQYVHILKGTAVISLLQPAPETYNLFDDIILLSDGYLVYQGPREDILDFFESMGFRCPDRKGVADFLQEVTSKKDQQQYWIRRDEPYRFVKAKEFAEAYQSFHVGRRSAEELSVPYDKTKSHPAALTNEKYGIGSKQLLKVCTEREYLLMHRNSFAYVFKFCQLTIMALITMTLFFRTEMKKDTETDGGIYVGALFFAVVMIMFNGMSELPMTIYKLPVFYKQRDLLFFPPWAYALPSWILKVPVTFVEVGLWVFVTYYVMGFDPNVGRLFKQFLILIMANQMASSLFRFIAAVGRTMGVANTFGSFALLLQFALGGIVLSRDDVKKWWIWGYWTSPLMYAQNGILVNEFNGHSWRKPVANSNETLGAKVVTSRGFFSDSKWYWIGLGALFGFTIVFNLCYSIALQYLNPFGKPQALISDDDDDKETASVQSSTQQSTQAVGGNGISEAAETQKRGMVLPFEPHSLTFDNVVYSVDMPQEMRDQGASEDRLVLLKGVSGAFRPGVLTALMGVSGAGKTTLMDVLAGRKTGGYIDGDIKISGYPKKQETFARISGYCEQNDIHSPFVTIYEALVYSAWLRLPEDVDASTRKMFVDQVMELVELVPLRSALIGLPGVNGLSTEQRKRLTIAVELVANPSIIFMDEPTSGLDARAAAIVMRTVRNTVDTGRTVVCTIHQPSIDIFEAFDELFLMKRGGQEIYVGPLGRNSCHLIKYFESIDGVAKIKDGYNPATWMLEVTTSAQEMLLGMDFTDAYKNSDLYRRNKALISELSTPRPGSKDLYFKTQYSQSFWSQCMACLWKQHWSYWRNTSYTAVRFIFTTFIALAFGTMFWDLGTKVDRKQDVLNAMGSMYAAVLFLGVQNSSSVQPVVAVERTVFYREKAAGMYSALPYAFAQVVIEIPYILLQSAVYGVIVYAMIGFEWTAAKFFWYFFVMFFSLLYFTFYGMMSVAVTPNQNVASIVAAFFYGAWNLFSGFIIPRPSMPVWWRWYFWACPVSWTLYGLVASQFGDIESTLSDSDSGQTVKQFLEDYLGFKHDFLGVVAAVTVAFPVLFGFIFAYAIKAFNFQKR, encoded by the exons ATGGAGGCGGCGGATTTGGGGATTATAAGAGGGGGGAGTATAAGAGGGAGTTTGAGAGGGAGCTTAAGAGGGAGTTCCAGAGCGAACAGCAATTCCATATGGAGGAACACCGGCGTGGAGGTGTTTTCCCGGTCGTCCAGGGACGAGGACGACGAGGAGGCTCTTAAATGGGCGGCGCTCGAGAAGTTGCCGACGTTCGACCGTCTCAGAAAAGGGCTTCTCTTCGGAGCGGAAGGCCCGGCCACGGAGGTggatatcaacaacctcggatTCCACGAGCGACAGACCTTGCTTCAGCGGCTTGTTAATGTTGCCGATGAAGACAACGAGAAGTTTTTGATGAAACTCAGGAACAGAATAGATAG AGTTGGGATAGATTTGCCGACAATAGAAGTGAGATATGAGCATCTGAAAGTGGAGGCAGATGCATATGCAGGCAGCAGAGCTTTGCCCACATTCATCAATTTCACTACAAATTTCATTGAG GATCTGCTGAACGCCCTTCACCTCACTAGAACCAAAAAAAGGAACCTCACTATCCTCAATGATGTTAGTGGAATCATCAAGCCATGCAG AATGACGTTGCTGTTGGGGCCACCGAGTTCGGGGAAGACAACACTTTTACTAGCCCTGGCAGGGAAGCTTGATAAAGCATTGAGGGTGGGTGGAAGAGTGACATACAATGGGCATGGCTTAACCGAATTTGTGCCTCAGAGAACAGCTGCGTACATTAGCCAACACGATTTGCATATCGGAGAAATGACAGTTCGAGAAACCTTGGAATTCTCAGCTAGATGCCAGGGTGTTGGCTCTCGCTATG AAATGTTGGCGGAATTGTCAAGAAGGGAGAAGGCAGCAAACATCAAACCAGATCCCGATATTGATGTTTACATGAAG GCTGCAGCTACTGAAGGACAAGAAGCAAATGTGGTGACTGATTATGTTCTTAAG ATTCTGGGACTGGAAGTTTGTGCAGACACAATGGTGGGCGATGAAATGATACGAGGAATATCGGGCGGGCAGAAAAAGCGTGTGACCACCGGCGAGATGATTGTCGGACCGGCGAAAGCTCTTTTCATGGACGAAATCTCGACGGGGCTCGACAGCTCCACAACCTATTCCATCGTTAATTCGCTTAAGCAGTACGTCCACATTCTGAAGGGAACCGCCGTCATTTCTCTGCTCCAACCCGCGCCCGAGACCTACAACCTGTTCGAcgatattattttgttgtcgGATGGATACCTCGTTTACCAGGGCCCTCGCGAAGACATCCTCGACTTCTTCGAGTCCATGGGGTTCAGATGCCCTGACAGAAAAGGCGTCGCCGATTTCTTGCAAGAA GTGACATCCAAGAAAGATCAACAACAATATTGGATACGAAGAGATGAGCCTTACAGGTTTGTGAAGGCTAAGGAATTTGCTGAGGCATACCAATCTTTCCATGTTGGGAGGAGGTCAGCAGAGGAGCTTTCGGTGCCATACGATAAAACCAAAAGCCACCCTGCGGCCTTGACAAACGAGAAATATGGCATAGGAAGTAAGCAGCTCTTGAAGGTTTGCACTGAGAGAGAGTATTTGCTAATGCATAGAAACTCATTTGCTTATGTCTTCAAGTTCTGCCAG CTTACCATAATGGCTCTTATTACAATGACACTGTTCTTCCGAACTGAAATGAAGAAAGATACTGAGACTGATGGAGGGATTTATGTTGGCGCCCTGTTTTTCGCGGTGGTTATGATTATGTTCAATGGTATGTCTGAGCTTCCTATGACGATTTATAAGCTGCCGGTGTTCTACAAGCAAAGGGACCTCCTGTTTTTCCCTCCTTGGGCTTATGCTCTTCCTTCCTGGATCCTCAAAGTCCCGGTGACATTTGTTGAAGTCGGGCTTTGGGTGTTTGTTACTTACTATGTCATGGGGTTCGATCCGAATGTTGGCAG GTTGTTCAAACAGTTCTTGATATTGATCATGGCAAACCAGATGGCTTCTTCACTGTTTCGGTTTATTGCTGCTGTGGGTAGGACTATGGGAGTTGCCAACACATTTGGATCCTTTGCTTTGCTTCTGCAATTCGCTCTTGGTGGCATTGTTCTTTCGCGAG ATGATGTGAAGAAGTGGTGGATTTGGGGTTACTGGACTTCACCATTGATGTATGCCCAGAATGGCATTCTTGTTAATGAATTTAACGGGCATAGCTGGAGAAAG CCTGTGGCAAACAGTAATGAAACACTTGGAGCTAAAGTTGTAACATCAAGAGGATTCTTCTCAGATTCTAAATGGTATTGGATAGGTCTCGGGGCACTTTTCGGGTTCACAATAGTCTTCAACTTGTGTTACTCCATAGCTCTCCAATATCTTAACC CATTTGGCAAGCCCCAAGCTCTTATATCAGATGATGATGACGATAAAGAAACTGCTTCTGTCCAAAGTAGTACTCAACAGTCAACCCAAGCTGTTGGAGGAAATGGAATCAGTGAGGCGGCCGAGACACAGAAAAGGGGAATGGTTCTTCCATTTGAACCGCATTCCCTCACGTTTGACAACGTTGTGTACTCTGTCGACATGCCTCAGGAAATGAGAGATCAGGGCGCTAGTGAGGATAGATTGGTGCTGTTAAAGGGTGTAAGTGGAGCCTTCAGGCCTGGTGTTCTCACTGCTTTGATGGGCGTTAGCGGGGCAGGGAAAACAACTCTTATGGATGTGTTGGCTGGAAGGAAAACCGGTGGATACATTGATGGAGACATCAAGATTTCTGGGTATCCAAAGAAGCAAGAAACTTTTGCCAGGATTTCAGGCTACTGTGAACAGAACGACATCCACTCTCCCTTTGTCACGATTTATGAGGCCCTCGTTTACTCAGCTTGGCTACGTTTGCCAGAAGATGTAGATGCTAGTACTAGAAAG ATGTTTGTTGATCAAGTGATGGAGCTAGTTGAGCTGGTTCCATTGAGATCAGCACTGATTGGGTTGCCAGGAGTTAACGGTCTCTCAACCGAGCAACGCAAAAGGCTAACGATTGCAGTTGAGTTAGTGGCGAACCCCTCCATCATATTCATGGACGAGCCAACTTCAGGGCTGGATGCGAGAGCCGCTGCAATTGTGATGAGAACTGTGAGGAACACTGTTGACACCGGCAGAACTGTGGTTTGCACCATCCATCAACCTAGCATCGACATTTTTGAAGCTTTTGATGAG CTATTCCTAATGAAAAGAGGAGGACAAGAGATTTATGTGGGGCCATTGGGTCGCAATTCTTGCCATTTGATCAAGTACTTTGAG TCAATTGATGGAGTGGCGAAAATCAAGGACGGATACAATCCAGCAACATGGATGTTGGAAGTGACAACTTCAGCTCAAGAAATGCTGTTGGGAATGGATTTTACAGATGCTTACAAGAACTCAGATCTGTACAGGAGGAACAAAGCTTTGATCAGTGAACTAAGCACGCCTCGCCCGGGCTCCAAGGACTTATACTTCAAAACTCAATACTCTCAGTCTTTCTGGAGCCAATGTATGGCCTGTCTGTGGAAGCAACACTGGTCTTATTGGCGTAACACCTCTTACACCGCTGTTAGATTCATCTTTACAACCTTCATTGCACTGGCTTTTGGGACAATGTTCTGGGACCTTGGTACCAAAGT TGATAGGAAGCAGGATGTGCTTAATGCTATGGGATCCATGTATGCCGCGGTTCTCTTCCTCGGAGTGCAAAACTCTTCATCGGTGCAGCCTGTGGTCGCGGTTGAACGTACTGTTTTCTACAGGGAGAAGGCGGCCGGAATGTATTCTGCCTTACCATATGCCTTTGCACAG GTGGTTATTGAAATTCCTTACATACTTCTACAATCAGCAGTGTACGGCGTGATTGTTTACGCCATGATCGGGTTCGAGTGGACAGCGGCTAAGTTTTTCTGGTACTTTTTTGTAATGTTCTTCTCCTTGTTATACTTCACCTTCTACGGCATGATGTCTGTGGCCGTTACTCCCAACCAAAACGTTGCATCCATCGTCGCCGCCTTCTTCTATGGTGCATGGAATTTGTTCTCAGGATTCATCATCCCACGACCC AGCATGCCTGTGTGGTGGAGATGGTACTTCTGGGCATGCCCCGTGTCATGGACATTGTACGGATTGGTGGCATCACAATTCGGAGATATTGAATCGACATTGTCAGATTCAGATTCAGGTCAAACTGTGAAACAGTTCTTGGAAGATTACCTTGGGTTTAAACATGATTTTCTTGGAGTGGTTGCAGCTGTCACGGTTGCCTTCCCTGTTCTTTTCGGCTTCATTTTCGCCTACGCCATTAAAGCATTCAACTTCCAGAAAAGATAG
- the LOC116023095 gene encoding putative vesicle-associated membrane protein 726: MTQETLIYSFVSRGTVVLAEYTEFSGNFTDVASQCLHKLPSSNNKFTYNCDGYTFNYLVEKGFTYCIVASESAGSQLPIGFLERVKQDFIKRYGGGKGDTAIAKSLTKEFGPKLKEHMKYCAEHPEEINKLTKVQGQVDQVKGVMMGNIEKVLERGEKIELLVDKTENLRSQAQDFRKQGTQIKKKLWFENMKIKLIVLTVLVALILIIVLSICHGFKC; the protein is encoded by the exons ATGACGCAAGAGACGTTGATCTACAGCTTCGTGTCCAGAGGCACGGTGGTCCTGGCCGAGTACACTGAGTTCTCCGGCAACTTCACCGACGTCGCCTCCCAATGCCTCCACAAGCTCCCCTCTTCCAACAACAAATTCACCTACAATTGCGACGGCTACACTTTCAATTACCTCGTCGAGAAGGGTTTCA CCTACTGCATTGTTGCATCTGAATCTGCTGGATCACAACTTCCAATTGGCTTCTTGGAACGTGTGAAACAGGATTTTATCAAGAGATATGGTGGAGGGAAGGGAGATACTGCAATTGCCAAAAGTCTTACTAAAGAATTTGG ACCGAAACTGAAAGAGCACATGAAGTACTGTGCTGAACATCCAGAAGAAATAAACAAGCTTACCAAGGTGCAAGGTCAAGTTGATCAAGTAAAGGGTGTTATGATGGGAAACATTGAGAAG GTTCTTGAGCGCGGTGAGAAGATTGAGCTTCTAGTTGATAAAACAGAGAATCTTCGCTCACAG GCACAGGATTTCCGGAAACAGGGGACCCAAATAAAGAAGAAGTTGTGGTTCGAAAATATGAAGATAAAACTGATTGTGTTGACGGTCCTTGTAGCTTTGATTCTTATTATTGTCTTGTCTATCTGCCATGGTTTCAAATGCTGA